Genomic segment of Nostoc sp. TCL240-02:
TCAAATAGAGATTGAAGAAGATGGCGATAAAAAAGCATGGGTGCAAATGTACCAAAGAAAGCTCCTGCAACAAATTGAATTACCCCTTTAGGCTGTGGATGCAGAGCAACCCAACTGTGAGAAACAGGTTTAAATCTCAGTTTTAAATTTGTATTGACCATGATTTAGCAATGAATCTATCTGATTTTGGTAACTGTATGCTTAATCTCCAAACTGAAGTTGCTGCTTTTCGGATTATTTAAAAGATATTTTTCCAAAACCGGGATGCTCATCTCAACTAATAAATTTTACTTATATGAATTCAAAGAGTTGACATATTCACTCTGAGTATAAATACTCAAATTACCCAATTCAATTGACTGAAGTTCAAGCAGCCATCTAAATTTCTTCTAGTATGAAAAAATTGGTATTGCAGTTAACACGCAATAAAGTTTGATACATGGTTAAATTAAATACTAAAGTTCTAAAACGCCGGAAATACCTATATTTGGAGATGTAGGCGATGTTTTTACCTAAGATATATAAGAGTTTTCTGATCATAGCTACCGTTACACTCATTACAGTATTGGCAGTTTCAGGATTTGCTAAGACCAAACCTCAACACAATGTAATAATTTTCATTACAGATGGATTGCGACCTAGTAAAGTTAATGCTCAGGAAACTCCTAATCTTCATCAAATTCGCCAACAAGGTGTAAGTTTTGTCAATAGCCATTCGCTGTTTCCTACTTTTACTACCGCCAATGCTTCTGCGATCGCAACTGGACATTATCTCGGTGATACTGGTGATTTCAGCAATACAATTAATGTTGGCTTTCCTGTCAACAGCGCCAGTAACAGCCCCGTTCCTTTCTTAGAGAATAATGCTGTTTTGGGGGAAATTAGCCAACATTTTAATGGCAATTATTTAAACGAAGAAAGCCTATTAGATGCCGCGCGTGAAGCTGGATTTAGTACCGCCGCCGTTGGCAAGGTTGGGCCAGTATTAATTCAAGATGTTACTCAACGAAGTGGTAAATCCACGATTATAATTGATGATGCCACCGGTTCCCAAACGGGAATTCCTTTGAGTTCTGAAATAGCTGAACTGTTAACAAAAAATGGCATTGCCTTAAAATCTCCGACGCGAGGAGATAATGGCAAATCTGGTAACAGCACAGTACCAGGCACAAAAGTCGCTAATATATTTCAACAACAATACTTTGCCGATATAACGACAAAAGTGCTATTACCTCTATTCAAACAACGGCAAAAACCTTTTGTTTTAATTTATTGGTCACGCGATCCAGATGGAACTCAGCATAACCAAGGTGATAGTCTAAACACTCTTACTCCAGGGATTAATGGCCCCACTTCACTTGCAGCTCGTCAAAATGTCGATAACAATCTCGGACAAATCCGTGCCGTTCTCAAACAGCTAAATTTAGAAGCTTCTACAAATATTTTTGTGACGGCCGATCACGGTTTTTCTACCATCAGCAAGGAGAGCAAAACCAGCTATTCAAGAACGCTTAATTATCCAGATGTGATGAAAGGATTTTTGCCACCTGGTTTTCTAGCTATTGATATTGCTCATGGTTTAGGATTACCTTTGTTTGATCCAGATAAGCAAAATGCTACGGTTGCTCCAACTCAGGGTCAGTTTTCTAAAAACGGTTTGATTGGTAAAGATCCGAGTAAACCTGATGTGTTAGTGGCTTCTAATGGTGGTTCAGATTTGATTTATTTACCTAATAGTGCAAATAACAAAGCACTTGCTAAACAAGTTGTAGATATCCTCTTAAAAGAAGATTATGTTAGTGGTTTATTTGTAAATGATAAATTAGGCTCCATTCCAGGGACTTTACCCTTGAGTGCGATCGGGCTTAATGGTAAATCTCATCTTCCTAGCCCTGCGATCGCAGTAAACTTTCGGACATTTGATACTGGTTGTGGCGATCCAACTGCTTGCGGCGTGGAAGTTGCAGATTCTTCTTTACAACAAGGACAGGGAATGCATGGCTCTTTTAGCCGTGCTGACACTTACAATTATATGGCTGCGATCGGCCCTGACTTTAAGAAAGCTTTTGTAGACCGAGTACCAGTGAGTAATGCTGATGTGGCTATTACCTTAGCTAATACTTTAAATTTGAAGATTCCCCATCAAGGAAAACTTATAGGTCGTGTTTTACATGAATCTTTGGTCAAAGGAGTCAAAAAAGTTTCTTTTAAATCTCATACTTTGACATCCCAACCAAGTACTAGTGGATTAAAAACGATCCTGAAGTATCAAACTGTTGCCTCAACTCGATATTTTGATGTTGCTGGTTTTCCTGGTCGGACACTCGGTTTAGCAAAATAGTATACCATTGGTATATTTAAATCTTTGAAACTCTCAAGATTATTTCATTCCCATAAACTAAAGAAAATGTAGCAATAAATATCAGTAAGTTTCTTCTTGAGAGCATCTCAATAACTCCAACTTTCCCTTACATTTGATTCTTCAAAGCTAGTTACAACGCGCTTTGAAGTGATTAGCATCACCATTTTTTTGTTCATACTCTTGACATAGTTGATGACCAAAGGTTATAAAACTTTAAGAAAATAAATCAGTCTGCCTAATCCACTACATTCCCAACAAACATTTGTAAAGGGTAAACCGGAGCGGAGGAACCAAACCTGGGGCGTATTTTGAAGAAAGTTAAAAGTTAATAGTGAGGAGTTAAAAGTTACTAAACTCATAACTCATAACTTTCTTAAGAAGGACATCTCTCAGTCCTAGCCCGTCAGCTAACTTCGTCGGCATTGAGAAGAGACTGAACGAGCAGCATTCTTAAAAAGTAATGCCTTGTTCTCGTCAGTGTCCTTTGGCTGGTAACTTTGCGGTTCGTTGTGCCTGCCCTCGGCCTTGAGAGAGGATAATAATATCTTGATTTCTGGCGTTTGAGGCAGGATTATTTACCTTGAGGTGAAAATCAGCTATGTTCCAGAATAAGAAACATCGCATTGCCCTAATTTCTGTTGATGGCGACCCGGCGGTTGAAATTGGTCAAGAAGAAGCTGGGGGTCAAAATGTTTATGTGCGTCAAGTCGGTTATGCCTTAGCGCAGCAAGGTTGGCAAGTGGATATGTTCACTCGTCGTAGTAATCCCGAACAAGCTGCGATCGCTCAACATAGCCCAAACTGTCGTACTATTCGGTTAAAAGCTGGCCCAGCTGAGTTTATCGGGCGAGATAACTTGTTCCAGCATCTACCTGAATTCATCGAAGAATTCCAGCAATTTCAGCAGCGCCAAGGGTTTCATTACTCCTTAATTCATACCAACTACTGGTTATCATCTTGGGTGGGTATGGAATTGAAAAAGCAGCAACCCCTGATTCAGGTACATACTTACCACTCTTTAGGAGCCGTTAAATACAGAAGTATTGGTGATGTTCCGGTAATTGCAGCCCAGCGATTAGCTGTAGAAAAAGCCTGCTTGGAAACTATAGACTGTGTAGTTGCAACCAGTCCGCAAGAACAGCAACACATGCGGATACTCGTTTCCAGCAAGGGAAATATTGAAATGATTCCCTGTGGTACTGATACTGACAAATTTGGGGGAATTGAGCGAAGTGCAGCGCGGGAAAACTTGGGAATTGCCCCAGATGCCAAAATGATTCTCTATGTTGGTCGCTTTGACCGCCGTAAAGGAATTGAAACCTTAGTCAGAGCCGTTGGCAAGTCTAGTTTAAGAGGTGAAGCTAACCTCCAGCTAGTAATTGGTGGTGGTAGCCGTCCTGGTCAGAGTGATGGCATAGAACGCGATCGCATTGCTAGCATCGTGACTGAACTCGGATTAGAAAATTGTACAAGCTTTACCGATCGCCTAGATGAAACTGTCCTCCCTTTCTACTACGCCGCCGCCGATGTCTGCGTAGTCCCCAGCCACTATGAACCTTTTGGTTTAGTTGCTATTGAGGCAATGGCTAGTAAGACTCCAGTCGTAGCTAGTGATGTTGGCGGGTTGCAGTTTACTGTTGTACCAAAAGTCACAGGATTACTTGCACCTCCTAAAGATGAAGTAGCTTTTGCTGCTGCTATAGACCGCATTCTTACCAACCCAGCTTGGCGAGACGAGTTAGGTGAAGCGGCAAGGCAACGGACAGAAATTGCTTTTAGTTGGTACAGTGTTGGATTCCGACTGACTCAGCTTTACACTCGTTTGTTGGCTCAAACTGCACCCAATACCCAACTCCGAATTGCAGCTTAATTTTTACAGCTTTGTGCGCGGAACTAATATCATCAGAGTGATTTTGCCGCGCACAAATAGCCAACGACAAACTACTCAACTTAGTTAATTAGGAAGTCAGAATTATGTTGCATATCGGGGATTATGCTTTGCATCAAAGAACAGGGCAAATTGGTCAAGTTTTCGGTTATGGACATCAGGTAATGGATGGAGTGTACATAACCACCCTCAAAGTCAGAGTGAGCAAGCATAAAGGAACTCGTCGTCAAAGTAGATTTCTCGAAGATGCTTACTCCAGATGGATACTGGCAGAGGCAGAATAAGGGACTTACAGCGACAGGGTAAGCGCACCTCAAATGCTATTGACGAGCGGATTTAAACACATCATCATGTTGAGATAAACAAGCAGCAAGAATAGTAAGCATATAATCATTATCCATTGCGGCTCGATTAAATTTTTGGCGATTACTACGTTGAAAAGATTGCTCTCAATTTAACGTGCGATGATGTCCTGTTTCCATCCGTTCGTCGTAGCTGACGATGATGTCCTCAAATCCTTGAGCTTGCTCAAACCAAGTTTTCACCTGCCCATAAAGTGTCGGATGGTTGGCTTTAAGTGCTAGGACGTAATCTGCCTTCGCATGATATGTTGCAGCGATCGCTGTTTGAGTACCCATTCTATCAATCGTAATGATGCATCCTGCTAAGTCAAGTAGCTCTAAGTGAACCGTAAGCTGATCAAAATGTGAACTAAAATTAGCGCGATCGCACTGCGGTAAATGGAGTTTTATGACATCTTGAGATGCAAAGATGTAAATAACTTTATCCTTTTGAACATAGATATGTTAGACAATACGAGATAGTTGCACTACCAGGTTATGCCCATAGATTTACGGGAATTTTATCAGGCTAGCGATCCCAGCAGAACTCTATTTGTCAACAATAGCTCTGATGGCAAGTATTACATAGATTTTTCCTCAGTCCGAGGTGGCGATATTCTTGGCAAGTTGAAGCAGAAGATAACTTTTTTTAAGCCCAATGAACCCACCTGCACTTTATTTACTGGGCATATTGGTTGTGGAAAATCGACAGAACTATTACGGTTACAGGCAGAACTGGAAAAATTAGGTTTCCATGTGGTTTATTTTGAGTCCAGTGACGATCTGGAAATGACCGATGTCGATATTGCTGATGTGCTGCTAGCGATCGCTCGGCGTGTGAGTCAAAGTCTCGATAAAATTATACTGGACTCACCAAACAAGTTTAATGAGTTGCTGCAAGGTGCTTGGAAGGTCTTAAACTCCGAGGTGACGGGGGCAAAAGTTAAGGTTCCGGTGGTTGGTGATGTTGGTTTATCCACAGATAAAGAAAAGCTTTCTCTATCTGTGGGTATTGGTGAAATCACCGCGAAGATGAAAAATGACCCGACGCTGCGAGAAAAACTCAATCAGTATTTAGCACCGCAAAAAACTAAACTGTTGGAAGCGATTAATCAAGAATTATTGGAACCTGCGATCGCTAAACTCAAACAGCAGGGTAAAAATGGTCTGGTGGTAATTGTCGATAATCTTGACCGCATAGATAATCGTGTCAAACCTTGGGGTCGTCCGCAGCAAGAATATCTATTTGTCGATCAAGGTGAGTTTTTGACTAAGCTTAATTGTCATCTCATCTATACCATGCCGTTGTCCTTGAAGTTTTCCAATGATTATGGAATGCTGACCCAGCGTTTCCCAGAAGACCCCAAGGTGTTACCAATGGTACCTGTACAAAAGACTGATGGCAGCGTTCATTTACAGGGAATGGCACTCATGCAGCAGATGGTACTAGCAAGAGCTTTTCCTGACATCACACCAGAGGAGCGTTTAAATAGAATTACCGAGATTTTTGATAGTGCGGCTAGCCTAGAACGGTTATGTAAAATGAGCGGTGGTCATGTGCGGGACGTGCTGAGGCTGTTGAATACCTGGATTATGGAAGAAATGAGTCTTCCCTTAACCCGTGAAACTTTAGAGCAAGTTATTCGTTCTCGGCGGAATGAAATAATGTTACCGATTTCTGATGAAGAGTGGCAATTGTTACGTCATGTCAAAGAAAGGAAAAAGGTGAGTGATGATCACGGATATCAAAAACTGATCCGCAGTCGCTTTGTCTTTGAATACCGCGACGGTGGCGAGTCTTGGTTTGATGTTAATCCCGTCTTGGCTGAAGCCAGAGAATTAAGTTTGTAGTAAGCACTTTAGTGCTTATTATTTCCTATCTTTGAAAGCACTAAAGTGCTTACTACGAACTAAACACATAAGCTTATGAGTTCACAGCAACCACCAGAAGATAACCATGTAAACAACGATCGCACTCTGAAACAATTAGCTTGGGCGATCGAGTCTTCCGTGGGACAGTTTAAGCTGATTTTGGCACGGTGTAATTATGCTAGCCTGCGCGATCGCTTAATCTCCAGATTGCAGGAAATTTGTCAAGTCGAAATTCGTGTCTTGGCGGTGCAGCACTCTAACAGGACTCTTTATACTGCGATTCAGGAAGAATTTGGCGAAGAAATGCCAGCCTGTGTGATGGTTGTGGGTTTGGAATCAGTGCAGAATTTATCTGTGATGTTAACTTCTGCTAATCAGGTGCGGGAAGAGTTTCGCAAGAATTTTGCTTTTCCGTTAGTGTTGTGGATTGATGATGAAATCTATAAGCAACTAATACAGCTTGCGCCAGATTTGGAAAGTTGGGCAACTACGAGAAATTTTGAGATATCAACACAGGAATTAGTAGATTTTGTCACCCAAACGGCTAATGATTGGTTTGGTAACAACTTAAAATTTAGCGTAGATATATATGTCAAGTTGGAAAATGAGTTAGAAGCGGCGCAAAGATATTTACTCAATAAGCCAGATGTTTATAATTTAGAACTTCAAGCTAATTTAGAATCTTTATTAGGTTTTATCAAACAGATAAACAATCAAAAAGATTCGGCTTTAAGATATTATCACAAAGCTTGTAAGCTCTGGCAGCTAAATAATAATTTAGAACATCAGATAAAAATCCTCGGTGAAATCGGTTTTTGCTATTATCTCAAAGCTTTTAAACATCAATATATAACTCATCCCGATTGGCAAGCGACTTGGCATTATGTTCAAGAATATATAAATTTTATTAGCCAGTTACGAACTCCAGATTTAATTGCTAATGCAGTAGTTAAATTCGGTGATATCTTGCGAGACTTGCAAAAGTGGGAAACTTTGCAGAGTCTTACAGAAAAAGCTTTAGTAATACATCAAACTAACAACCAGCTAAGGGAATTAGCCAAAGATTACGGTTTTTTAGCTGAGGTGGCTTTGGCTAAAAAAAACTGGGTTGAAGCAAATCAGCTTGTTCAGGAAGCATTGAAAGTTTTTGCTGCAATTCCCAATGTGGAATCAGCGAGTATATCAGGGGTTGTATCTGAGATTTCCGAAAGAGATTTTAAATCAAAAGATTTTAGTTTATATCAGTTTGTTTTAGGTCGTTCTCAATACCATTTAGGTCAAACTCAACAGGCAAATCTCAGCTTAGAAACTGCTAGAGATGTGGGTAATCCTCTAGAAGATGTCAGGCTTTACTTGGATATTCTGAGATTTTTGCAGCAGCTTTATTTTGAACGGAAAGAATATCTCAAAGCATACAAGATCAAACAGCAACAGCGTTCTATTGAACAGCAATTTGGTTTGCGGGCTTTTATTGGTGCGGGTAGGTTAGAAGCTACAAAGCAGGCATTTGTAGAGACATTGCGCTCAAACTCTCCTCAAGGAAACATTGCCCCGGAAATTGCTGCATCTGGTCGCTTATTGGATGTAGAACGTTTAATTGAACGCATGGGTCGCCCTGATTATAAGTTGATAGTAATTCATGGGCAATCGGGTGTCGGCAAAAGTTCCCTGGTGAATGCAGGATTGGTGCCAGCTTTAAAGAATAAAGCGATCGG
This window contains:
- a CDS encoding alkaline phosphatase family protein, whose protein sequence is MFLPKIYKSFLIIATVTLITVLAVSGFAKTKPQHNVIIFITDGLRPSKVNAQETPNLHQIRQQGVSFVNSHSLFPTFTTANASAIATGHYLGDTGDFSNTINVGFPVNSASNSPVPFLENNAVLGEISQHFNGNYLNEESLLDAAREAGFSTAAVGKVGPVLIQDVTQRSGKSTIIIDDATGSQTGIPLSSEIAELLTKNGIALKSPTRGDNGKSGNSTVPGTKVANIFQQQYFADITTKVLLPLFKQRQKPFVLIYWSRDPDGTQHNQGDSLNTLTPGINGPTSLAARQNVDNNLGQIRAVLKQLNLEASTNIFVTADHGFSTISKESKTSYSRTLNYPDVMKGFLPPGFLAIDIAHGLGLPLFDPDKQNATVAPTQGQFSKNGLIGKDPSKPDVLVASNGGSDLIYLPNSANNKALAKQVVDILLKEDYVSGLFVNDKLGSIPGTLPLSAIGLNGKSHLPSPAIAVNFRTFDTGCGDPTACGVEVADSSLQQGQGMHGSFSRADTYNYMAAIGPDFKKAFVDRVPVSNADVAITLANTLNLKIPHQGKLIGRVLHESLVKGVKKVSFKSHTLTSQPSTSGLKTILKYQTVASTRYFDVAGFPGRTLGLAK
- a CDS encoding glycosyltransferase — protein: MFQNKKHRIALISVDGDPAVEIGQEEAGGQNVYVRQVGYALAQQGWQVDMFTRRSNPEQAAIAQHSPNCRTIRLKAGPAEFIGRDNLFQHLPEFIEEFQQFQQRQGFHYSLIHTNYWLSSWVGMELKKQQPLIQVHTYHSLGAVKYRSIGDVPVIAAQRLAVEKACLETIDCVVATSPQEQQHMRILVSSKGNIEMIPCGTDTDKFGGIERSAARENLGIAPDAKMILYVGRFDRRKGIETLVRAVGKSSLRGEANLQLVIGGGSRPGQSDGIERDRIASIVTELGLENCTSFTDRLDETVLPFYYAAADVCVVPSHYEPFGLVAIEAMASKTPVVASDVGGLQFTVVPKVTGLLAPPKDEVAFAAAIDRILTNPAWRDELGEAARQRTEIAFSWYSVGFRLTQLYTRLLAQTAPNTQLRIAA
- a CDS encoding AAA family ATPase, encoding MPIDLREFYQASDPSRTLFVNNSSDGKYYIDFSSVRGGDILGKLKQKITFFKPNEPTCTLFTGHIGCGKSTELLRLQAELEKLGFHVVYFESSDDLEMTDVDIADVLLAIARRVSQSLDKIILDSPNKFNELLQGAWKVLNSEVTGAKVKVPVVGDVGLSTDKEKLSLSVGIGEITAKMKNDPTLREKLNQYLAPQKTKLLEAINQELLEPAIAKLKQQGKNGLVVIVDNLDRIDNRVKPWGRPQQEYLFVDQGEFLTKLNCHLIYTMPLSLKFSNDYGMLTQRFPEDPKVLPMVPVQKTDGSVHLQGMALMQQMVLARAFPDITPEERLNRITEIFDSAASLERLCKMSGGHVRDVLRLLNTWIMEEMSLPLTRETLEQVIRSRRNEIMLPISDEEWQLLRHVKERKKVSDDHGYQKLIRSRFVFEYRDGGESWFDVNPVLAEARELSL